A stretch of Carya illinoinensis cultivar Pawnee chromosome 14, C.illinoinensisPawnee_v1, whole genome shotgun sequence DNA encodes these proteins:
- the LOC122293632 gene encoding uncharacterized mitochondrial protein AtMg00810-like, protein MEQPPSHADSSFFMFHHHSNIIYLLFYVDDIIITGNNSSLLDSFTRKLNSELATKDLGSLSYFLGLEATSTTDGLFISQLKYTSDILTQTQLLDSKPIHTPMVVSHHLTSNGPTFSDPTLYRSLVGALQYLTITRPNIAHVVNFVSQFLHPPTTNHFLVVKRILCYVKGTLHFNLTFHPSTASGALVAYFDAD, encoded by the exons atggagcaacctccTAG TCATGCTGATAGCTCTTTCTTTATGTTTCATCATCATTCTAACATTATTTATTTGCtcttttatgttgatgacattatcATTACTGGCAACAATTCGTCTCTTCTTGACAGTTTCACTCGCAAGCTTAATTCTGAGTTGGCCACCAAAGATTTGGGTTCCCTCAGTTATTTTCTTGGTCTGGAAGCTACCTCCACTACTGATGGTCTTTTTATTAGTCAGCTAAAATATACATCGGATATCCTTACTCAGACTCAATTACTTGATAGCAAGCCCATTCACACTCCCATGGTTGTCTCTCACCACCTAACTAGCAATGGTCCCACTTTCTCGGACCCCACTCTCTACAGATCTCTTGTTGGTGCTCTCCAATACTTGACCATCACACGACCCAACATTGCTCATGTTGTCAACTTTGTTAGTCAGTTTCTACATCCTCCAACTACAAATCACTTTCTTGTTGTCAAGCGCATTCTTTGCTATGTGAAGGGTACTCTTCACTTCAATCTTACTTTTCATCCTTCTACTGCCTCTGGTGCTCTAGTTGCTTACTTTGATGCTGACTAG